Proteins from a single region of Verrucosispora sp. NA02020:
- a CDS encoding NAD-dependent epimerase/dehydratase family protein — protein MLRWFLPPTHQEWHVSVAFVTGSGGLIGSEAVRHFAGLGLDVVGIDNDMRQEFFGEEASTAWNVRRLTDELGERYSHHSIDIRDRSALGALFKRYGRDVAVVIHTAAQPSHDWAVRDPFTDFDVNAAGTLNVLQSVREHCVEAPVIHCSTNKVYGDRPNSLPLVEQETRWEIEPGHPYEQGIREDMSIDACLHSIFGASKVAADVMVQEYGRYFDMRTACFRGGTLTGPAHSATELHGFLAYVMRCNLERRTYKIYGYQGKQVRDAIHSSDVVSAFEAFFRDPRSAAVYNLGGGRHSNTSMREAFTEAERITGQEMISEYVEANRVGDHKWWIGSNEAFQADYPDWKQVYDVPMIMREIYEANVDKWVPGA, from the coding sequence ATGCTCCGATGGTTTCTGCCTCCGACGCACCAGGAGTGGCATGTGAGTGTCGCATTCGTGACCGGTTCGGGCGGGCTGATCGGCTCCGAGGCGGTCCGGCACTTCGCCGGCCTCGGTCTCGACGTCGTCGGCATCGACAACGACATGCGGCAGGAGTTCTTCGGCGAGGAGGCGTCCACCGCCTGGAACGTCCGCCGGCTGACCGACGAGCTGGGTGAGCGGTATTCGCACCACAGCATCGACATCCGCGACCGCAGCGCGCTCGGCGCGCTGTTCAAGCGGTACGGCCGGGACGTCGCCGTGGTGATCCACACGGCCGCGCAGCCCTCGCACGACTGGGCCGTGCGCGACCCGTTCACCGACTTCGACGTGAACGCCGCCGGCACCCTGAACGTCCTGCAGAGCGTCCGCGAGCACTGCGTGGAGGCACCGGTCATCCACTGCTCCACGAACAAGGTCTACGGCGACCGGCCGAACAGCCTGCCGCTGGTCGAGCAGGAGACCCGCTGGGAGATCGAGCCGGGCCACCCGTACGAGCAGGGCATCCGCGAGGACATGTCGATCGACGCCTGCCTGCACTCCATCTTCGGCGCCTCCAAGGTCGCCGCGGACGTGATGGTGCAGGAGTACGGCCGCTACTTCGACATGCGGACCGCCTGCTTCCGGGGCGGGACGCTGACCGGCCCGGCCCACTCGGCGACCGAGCTGCACGGCTTCCTGGCGTACGTGATGCGCTGCAACCTGGAGCGCCGGACGTACAAGATCTACGGCTACCAGGGCAAGCAGGTGCGGGACGCGATCCACAGCTCGGACGTGGTCTCCGCGTTCGAGGCGTTCTTCCGCGACCCGCGCTCGGCGGCGGTGTACAACCTCGGCGGCGGCCGGCACTCGAACACCTCCATGCGGGAGGCGTTCACCGAGGCCGAGCGGATCACCGGGCAAGAGATGATCTCGGAGTACGTCGAGGCCAACCGGGTCGGCGACCACAAGTGGTGGATCGGCTCCAACGAGGCGTTCCAGGCCGACTACCCGGACTGGAAGCAGGTCTACGACGTACCCATGATCATGCGTGAGATCTACGAGGCCAACGTGGACAAGTGGGTGCCCGGAGCATGA
- a CDS encoding WecB/TagA/CpsF family glycosyltransferase, whose protein sequence is MTKKNVLGVLVDATTYAEATERVVAAAQERRPMALTALAVHGVMTGVLDPPHNARLNSFDVVTPDGQPVRWALNLLHGAGLTDRVYGPLLTLHVLSRFADEGLPVYLYGSTDETLARLIPELERMFPALKIAGVEASKFRPVQPGEDVEIADRIRASGARLVLVGLGCPRQEVFTYAMRPLLDMPMMAVGAAFDYHAGLLRQPPPWMQRAGLEWFWRLWLEPKRLWRRYVILNPAYLGRLFAQKTGLWKARPPAPATERPRTFAV, encoded by the coding sequence ATGACCAAGAAGAACGTCCTCGGCGTCCTCGTCGACGCCACGACCTACGCCGAGGCGACCGAGCGGGTGGTGGCCGCCGCGCAGGAACGCCGCCCGATGGCGTTGACCGCGCTGGCCGTGCACGGCGTGATGACCGGCGTACTGGACCCGCCGCACAACGCGCGACTCAACTCGTTCGACGTGGTGACCCCGGACGGCCAGCCGGTGCGCTGGGCGCTCAACCTGCTGCACGGCGCCGGCCTCACCGACCGGGTGTACGGGCCACTGCTGACCCTGCACGTGCTCTCCCGCTTCGCCGACGAGGGCCTGCCGGTCTACCTGTACGGCTCGACCGACGAGACGCTGGCCCGGCTGATCCCGGAGCTGGAGCGGATGTTCCCGGCGTTGAAGATCGCCGGGGTGGAGGCGTCGAAGTTCCGCCCCGTGCAGCCGGGCGAGGACGTCGAGATCGCCGACCGGATCCGGGCCAGCGGCGCCCGGCTCGTCCTGGTCGGCCTCGGCTGCCCCCGCCAGGAGGTCTTCACGTACGCGATGCGTCCGCTGCTGGACATGCCGATGATGGCGGTCGGCGCGGCCTTCGACTATCACGCCGGGCTGCTGCGTCAGCCGCCGCCGTGGATGCAGCGGGCCGGGCTGGAGTGGTTCTGGCGGCTCTGGCTGGAGCCGAAGCGGCTCTGGCGTCGCTACGTGATACTCAACCCGGCCTACCTCGGCCGGCTGTTCGCGCAGAAGACCGGGTTGTGGAAGGCCCGGCCGCCGGCTCCGGCCACCGAGCGTCCGCGCACGTTCGCGGTCTGA